The Arthrobacter burdickii genomic interval CTCGGTTACATACACTCAACCCATCACACAACTTTCGATATTATCGTCGAAACTTTCGAGAGGCGTTCAACGATGAACAACCGAACCTGGATGTCCCGCAGCCTTGCGGGCACCGCGGTCATAACGCTGGGCCTCACCCTTGCAGGGTGCGGCGGCGGAGGCGGCGACGCTTCGAGCCGGCCCGAGAACGAGCTGCACCTCGCCGTGTACGGAGATGCCAGCAACAAGGTCGAGCAGGCCATGGTGGACAAGTTCAACGAGACCTCCGACGTCAAGGTCGTGCTCGACACGATCCCCGGCGCGGACTACCAGACCAAGCTGCAGACCATCATCGACACCGACTCCGCTCCGGACATCTTCTTCAACTGGGGTGGCGGAAGCATCGCGAACTTCGTGAAGGCGGACCTGCTGCTGCCCCTCGACGACTTCATCGAGGAGGACCCGCAGCTGAAGGACGCCTTCCTGCCGTCCGTCTTCGACACGGCAGTCGTCGACGACAAGAGCTATGGCATCCCGATGCGTGGCACGCAGCCCGTCATGCTCTTCAACAACTCCGAGGTGCTCAAGAAGGCCGGCATCGATGCTCCGCCGGCAACCTGGGACGAGCTGCTCGAGGACGTCAAGAAGCTGAAGGCGGCGGGCGTGACCCCGATCGCGCTCGGCGGCGCGGACCAGTGGCCGACCCAGATGTGGTTCCAGTACGTCTTCGACCGCGTGGCCGGTGAGGACCTGTTCCAGGCCGCGCTCGACGGCGACACGAGCGTCTGGGACTCCGAGGAGAGCCATGAGGCGCTCGGCAAGCTGCGCGAACTGATCGACGCAGGTGCCTTCGGTACCAACTTCGACTCGGTGAAGTTCACCGACGGCGGGTCTCCCACCCTGCTCTCCAGCGGCCGCGCAGGCTTCGAACTCATGGGTTCGTGGGCCTACGCGACGCACCTGGATGCCAACCCCGAGTTCGCCGAGAACGTTCTCGGCTACAGCGAGTTCCCCGCGATCGAAGGCGGAGAGGGCGATCCCGACAACCTCGCCGGCAACACGAACAACTTCTACTCCATCACCAAGGACACCCGGTACCCCGAAGAGGCCGCCGAGTTCCTGAAGCTCATGTACTCGGACGAGTTCGTGCAGGAGCAGATCGCCATCGGCAACCTGCCCACCACCACGAACACGGAGGAGTTCCTCGATCAGGCCTCCAACCCGGAGTACGCGAAGTACCAGTTCGACCTCGTGAAGGACGCGCCGCACTTCCAGCTCTCCTGGGACCAGGCCTACCCGCCCGAGGCAACCGTCACCATCCACACGGCCGTAGCGCAGTTCTTCAGCGGCCAGATCGATGAAGACGGCTTCATCAAGGCCATGCAGAGTCTCTAGGACACACCATGACAACGCTTGCTACCCGCAGGCGGCCAGCGCCGGGCGGCTCCACCGTGAGCCGCCCGGCCCGCTCGGGCGCCTCGTCCGTCGGACGCCCGGGCTTCGCCTGGGCCCTGCCCGCCACCATCTTCTTCGCGCTCTTCGCGCTCGTTCCCCTTGCCGCCGTCGCCGTCCTGTCCTTCACCTCGTGGAGCGGCCTCGGTGACCCGGAGTTCGTGGGGCTCGACAACTGGAAGACGCTCATCGCCGATCCGGTGATGCTCAAGAGCCTCTGGCTCAGCCTCCTGTTCATCGTCCTCGGGG includes:
- a CDS encoding extracellular solute-binding protein, producing the protein MNNRTWMSRSLAGTAVITLGLTLAGCGGGGGDASSRPENELHLAVYGDASNKVEQAMVDKFNETSDVKVVLDTIPGADYQTKLQTIIDTDSAPDIFFNWGGGSIANFVKADLLLPLDDFIEEDPQLKDAFLPSVFDTAVVDDKSYGIPMRGTQPVMLFNNSEVLKKAGIDAPPATWDELLEDVKKLKAAGVTPIALGGADQWPTQMWFQYVFDRVAGEDLFQAALDGDTSVWDSEESHEALGKLRELIDAGAFGTNFDSVKFTDGGSPTLLSSGRAGFELMGSWAYATHLDANPEFAENVLGYSEFPAIEGGEGDPDNLAGNTNNFYSITKDTRYPEEAAEFLKLMYSDEFVQEQIAIGNLPTTTNTEEFLDQASNPEYAKYQFDLVKDAPHFQLSWDQAYPPEATVTIHTAVAQFFSGQIDEDGFIKAMQSL